From the Natrarchaeobaculum aegyptiacum genome, one window contains:
- the twy1 gene encoding 4-demethylwyosine synthase TYW1 produces MSDSADGGRQAGPAVDEGGDAGRSGIDGSETGETGADDDGGGPAQVSSPNYHNENHTAAQTCGWTANALRGEGKCYKNIWYGIESHRCIQMTPVVRCNERCVFCWRDHNGHAYELDGVEWDDPEAVVDASIRLQKKLLSGFGGNEEVPREVFEQAMEPRHVAISLDGEPSLYPYLPELIEAFHDRDITTFLVSNGTRPEVLRECDPTQLYVSVDAPDRHTFDEVVGAMEDDAWEKLLETMAVLREKSETRTVLRTTLVKGENMHHPDWYAGFYEQADPDFVEIKAYMHVGHSRGRLDRSAMPHHDEVVEFAEDVMEYMPEFTECLEVPASHVALLSKTLDTWVPKLKKGSDFWARDPVVGD; encoded by the coding sequence ATGAGCGACTCCGCAGACGGTGGCAGGCAGGCGGGACCCGCCGTCGACGAGGGCGGCGACGCTGGTAGGTCCGGCATCGACGGGAGCGAAACCGGCGAGACCGGGGCTGACGACGATGGGGGCGGCCCGGCACAGGTCTCGAGCCCGAACTATCACAACGAGAATCACACGGCGGCCCAGACCTGCGGCTGGACGGCCAACGCCCTCCGGGGTGAGGGCAAATGCTACAAGAACATCTGGTACGGGATCGAGTCCCACCGCTGTATCCAGATGACCCCCGTCGTGCGCTGTAACGAACGCTGTGTCTTCTGCTGGCGTGACCACAACGGCCACGCCTACGAACTCGACGGTGTCGAGTGGGACGACCCCGAAGCCGTCGTCGACGCCTCGATCCGGCTCCAGAAGAAGCTGCTCTCGGGGTTCGGCGGCAACGAGGAGGTCCCACGGGAGGTCTTCGAGCAGGCGATGGAGCCCCGTCACGTCGCCATCTCGCTCGACGGCGAACCGAGTCTCTATCCCTACCTGCCGGAACTTATCGAGGCGTTCCACGACCGTGACATCACCACGTTCCTCGTCTCGAACGGTACCCGTCCCGAGGTCCTGCGCGAGTGTGACCCGACGCAACTGTACGTCAGCGTCGACGCACCCGACCGCCACACCTTCGACGAGGTCGTCGGCGCGATGGAAGACGACGCCTGGGAGAAACTCCTCGAGACGATGGCCGTCCTGCGGGAGAAATCGGAGACGCGGACCGTCCTCCGGACGACGCTCGTCAAGGGCGAGAACATGCACCATCCCGACTGGTACGCCGGTTTCTACGAGCAGGCCGACCCCGACTTCGTCGAGATCAAAGCCTACATGCACGTCGGCCACTCCCGCGGTCGCCTCGATCGCTCGGCGATGCCCCACCACGACGAGGTCGTCGAATTCGCCGAGGACGTCATGGAGTACATGCCCGAGTTCACCGAGTGTCTCGAGGTGCCAGCCTCCCACGTCGCCTTGCTCTCGAAGACCCTGGACACCTGGGTGCCGAAACTGAAGAAAGGTAGCGACTTCTGGGCGCGCGATCCGGTTGTGGGCGACTGA
- a CDS encoding formyltransferase family protein translates to MDGSDQVRVGILAEPWLYEWQVRALETLRDDPHVDLAIVVRNDGTREYQAESWNRKSRITLDDVREFLALLETEKAWTLVLAERAVARILGDEQTLWHRHSVENVECLRDVDIVGCTPHTDGSWNELPAPAVDLLAERCDVVVRFGFGLVRGDVLTAPEHGVISFHPADIRRYRGMGPPAIFHDGRGRAGTTLQRLNESIDGGEIVAFEEVSLEGCYTLWDVFDRLATLQIDLLGEGLANLRDPTFEPTAVPEEQLGAFYYRDQRRQPAFAARVLAKNLSGRLRRRLERGGTDPADRAVTELEVERSGRQPPRRSADDD, encoded by the coding sequence ATGGACGGGAGCGATCAGGTGCGCGTCGGGATTCTTGCCGAACCGTGGCTCTACGAGTGGCAGGTTCGGGCACTCGAGACGCTCCGGGACGACCCCCACGTCGATCTCGCCATCGTCGTCCGAAACGACGGCACTCGCGAATACCAGGCCGAATCGTGGAACCGGAAGTCACGGATCACACTGGACGACGTCCGGGAGTTCCTTGCCCTGCTCGAGACCGAGAAGGCATGGACGCTCGTCCTCGCAGAACGTGCCGTCGCGCGGATCCTCGGCGACGAACAGACGCTCTGGCACCGCCACTCCGTCGAGAACGTCGAGTGTCTGCGAGACGTCGATATCGTCGGCTGTACGCCCCACACGGACGGCAGCTGGAACGAGCTCCCCGCGCCCGCGGTCGACCTCCTTGCCGAGCGGTGTGACGTCGTCGTCCGGTTCGGATTCGGGCTCGTTCGCGGGGACGTCCTCACGGCGCCCGAACACGGCGTGATCAGCTTTCACCCCGCCGACATCCGGCGGTACCGGGGGATGGGGCCGCCGGCGATCTTCCACGACGGTCGGGGACGGGCCGGCACGACCCTCCAGCGGTTGAACGAGTCGATCGACGGCGGCGAGATCGTCGCCTTCGAGGAGGTCAGCCTCGAGGGCTGTTACACCCTCTGGGACGTCTTCGACAGGCTCGCCACGCTCCAGATCGACCTGTTAGGTGAGGGACTGGCGAACCTCAGGGACCCGACGTTCGAGCCGACGGCGGTGCCCGAAGAGCAACTGGGTGCGTTCTACTACCGTGACCAGCGTCGACAGCCAGCCTTCGCAGCCCGCGTCCTCGCGAAGAACCTCTCCGGGCGGCTTCGCAGACGACTCGAGCGCGGAGGGACCGACCCGGCCGATCGAGCAGTGACCGAACTCGAGGTCGAACGGTCGGGTCGCCAGCCACCGAGACGGTCGGCAGACGACGACTGA
- a CDS encoding HAD-IIB family hydrolase, with translation MTADPPLALDVDGTLTRPDSWGLDPRIFDALRAWDAPVVIATGKAFPYPVALCHFAGIPERVVAENGGVVYTGEEIFVTADRDGARAVLEDYRAAGYGLGWKGADTINRWRETEIAVAREQPLEPLREIADAHGLEVIDTGYAYHVKDPTPTKGDGLETMAEHVGFDLADCVAVGDSINDVSTFEVVGRSFAVSNADEAAQAAADEVLEAAHVDGTLAVLERVQGTGLERE, from the coding sequence ATGACTGCCGATCCGCCGCTCGCACTCGACGTCGACGGGACCCTGACCCGGCCGGACTCGTGGGGACTCGACCCCCGGATCTTCGACGCGCTCCGCGCATGGGACGCCCCCGTCGTGATCGCGACCGGGAAGGCCTTCCCGTACCCCGTCGCACTCTGTCACTTCGCCGGCATCCCGGAACGCGTCGTCGCGGAGAACGGCGGCGTCGTCTACACCGGCGAGGAAATCTTCGTCACCGCAGACCGGGACGGTGCTCGAGCCGTCCTCGAGGACTATCGCGCCGCCGGCTACGGACTCGGCTGGAAAGGCGCAGACACGATCAACCGCTGGCGAGAGACCGAGATCGCCGTTGCCCGCGAGCAGCCGCTCGAGCCACTGCGCGAGATCGCCGACGCCCACGGGCTCGAGGTGATCGACACGGGCTACGCCTACCACGTCAAGGACCCGACGCCGACGAAGGGCGACGGCCTCGAGACGATGGCCGAGCACGTCGGCTTCGACCTCGCCGACTGCGTGGCGGTCGGCGACTCGATCAACGACGTCTCGACGTTCGAAGTCGTCGGTCGGAGTTTCGCCGTCTCGAACGCCGACGAGGCCGCACAGGCGGCCGCAGACGAGGTGCTCGAGGCAGCCCACGTCGACGGGACGCTGGCGGTGCTCGAGCGCGTGCAGGGGACCGGTCTGGAGAGAGAATAG
- a CDS encoding DICT sensory domain-containing protein codes for MSLRSVLEEFGTDPPDHAIVVAREADETDRTGSTGQQGPLERMLAGLFDEQSIDVSGRPTEKFESTFEPGDLESTVVDELTSSGDTAVLLEDGEPVAASSMTDLYEAILAINSDLFVTGARGLGEVDLPDVLAGLADTRLQLRGYPLAHKEKLVLIVLSRYIEQLAWAGGSGTHRAAFQRLSRISDEIGTRDVYRRLDRTNVDVHVYGVDDGAPADLEATVHADDGTAYRNAWFVVYLPDERAESATPAALVCWEVEPRVWDGAFTFDAERVAAIDETIATSL; via the coding sequence GTGTCACTTCGATCCGTGCTCGAGGAGTTCGGAACCGATCCACCGGATCACGCGATCGTCGTCGCGCGCGAGGCCGATGAGACAGATCGGACGGGCAGCACCGGCCAGCAGGGACCGCTCGAGAGAATGCTCGCGGGCCTCTTCGACGAGCAGTCGATCGACGTTTCGGGCCGCCCGACCGAGAAATTCGAGTCGACGTTCGAGCCGGGCGACCTCGAGTCTACCGTCGTCGACGAACTCACCTCGAGTGGGGACACGGCGGTCCTGCTCGAAGACGGCGAGCCCGTCGCGGCTTCATCGATGACCGACCTCTACGAGGCCATCCTGGCGATCAACTCGGACCTGTTCGTCACGGGTGCGCGAGGACTCGGCGAGGTCGACCTCCCCGACGTGCTTGCGGGGCTCGCCGACACGCGACTTCAGTTGCGGGGGTACCCGCTCGCACACAAGGAAAAACTCGTGTTGATCGTGCTCTCGCGGTACATCGAACAGCTGGCCTGGGCCGGCGGTTCCGGGACGCACCGGGCGGCGTTCCAGCGGCTCTCGCGTATCAGCGACGAAATCGGGACGCGCGACGTGTACCGGCGACTCGACCGGACGAACGTCGACGTCCACGTCTACGGCGTCGACGATGGGGCACCAGCGGACCTCGAGGCGACGGTTCACGCCGATGACGGGACCGCCTATCGAAACGCCTGGTTCGTCGTCTATCTGCCAGACGAACGGGCCGAGTCGGCGACGCCGGCCGCACTCGTCTGCTGGGAGGTCGAACCGCGAGTCTGGGACGGCGCGTTTACGTTCGACGCCGAGCGAGTGGCGGCCATCGACGAAACGATCGCAACCTCGCTGTAG